cgaagactTTTGACCCTCGATAATTACCAAAGGGcggaagccctcggtaaatgttagcgacaagggatttaccgagggctctttggccgtcgataagccgtctgtaattatcttttaccgacggtttcgAGCTGTTTCGGAGGGCtcctggccttcggtaatgcccttcttttttgtagtgtaagtTCTTCATACATATTATCGAACTATCTATTCTTTTCACCGAGCTATCTAAGTTCTACATGCAATTTATTAAGCTATCTAGACTTCTCATTGAACTATCGGTTGTCTTACCCACATGAAgattttgaataagaaaatttcACTTAATGTTAACGATGCCTTTCATATGATAATCAGATTTgtaattaaatgtttaatatttcaGTAGGTCTTTTTTTCGGctagaatctcaaataggtcccctTTTTATTCGTTTTCTAAATTGGAtccttatttttgaaaaatttaagcAAACAGGAGTTTACCGTCAAATTAGACAAACACCGTTTAATTGGTGTGTACGTGGCATGACTGATTTGATTGAAGGTTACAATATATCTATTCAAGTTTAAAGTCGAGACAGAccaataattatatattcatCCATAATTATTAATGATCAATATCTctcgttaaaatttattaatatatattttgatttcatctacttctttctttctctactttctttattctttatattctttgtatttttttttcttgtctataatattataaaactataaaattatgcaattataatattatataattataaaatcatatgtaacaaaaactaaatgaggtgataaaaaaataattgtcacACATAATTGATTTAAGTGTCACATCACTCCATTGATTTATAGCTAAAGATATCATTTCATAACATATgcatcattattttatatatatatatatatatatatatatattaaatattatatattatatatgttaatctccaattttgttagagtaaataaattcattaaaaaaaaataaaaaatataaaaaaatatgttttctaatgataagtgagaaaaataagaaatgaaataaaatttttaaaaaattttaaactttaattttagcacaaaaaataaatataataaaaataaaataaaatagttcaatttgtttttaattcattttgtgAGTCCAATCGTGTAGTTTTCACCGTACTATTTCTTTTACCTCTCACGAGACTCttacaaaaacaacattttaaaatatttgattttaaaggaATATGTGATTTTGATAATTAGAAGCGtgataataattaatcaatataatattatgttatgaTTTGCTCTGTTAggttttttagaaaaatatgattctaatcatttaaaacaatatactttataataattaaaattaatatttaagatattttattatgatttgatttttttaatactgttcattttataattaagaataagATTATAATACTTGCTTATAAATACACAAACACACATATCTTCTTTAaaactttactttatttttctttttcacaccATCATTTCATACCTCATCTCTACACATTAAACTTCATACTTCATTTTCATCCTTCTCTTAACATTTTTAAGTAAGGTACACACATTTTTCTTATTCCACTTTTGCTACATTATTGTGCTCACTTTCTAATGTTATgaatttcctttttatttttctacaacATCTATTTCACTTTACAGGTTCCATTATACTCTTTTACATTTGTATATCTTAGAttttcaaactatttttttcttaaaaaaaaacaaaatataaaagatggtaaaaaactataaaattataaaaaatatttttcagcaTTTTTACAAATATGAGTATGTCCCAATTATCctaatacttaatatttttttcttaattgaatAATGTTTGAAAAATTACTCTGTGATAATCTGAATTGTCTTAgtatttaatactatttttttaaaatagttaaataatgttttaaaataatgagtatTTGTTTGTCctaatacttaatatttttgtttttttcaaccatgttaaaataaaaaatatataaaatcttcaaagattaaaaaatatagctTTATTCAtcacttgttttttttatgtttgtgaGACTATTCAcattgacattttttaaataattccaaaatataaaaatatatatataattctcaaaaatagaaaatatcaatatttttaatgaaagaaTGTCTGAACTATGTGATTCTTGATTTTCCCTCAGGAATAGAGTCAATTCTTTTTGAGTTCATTTCCAAAAAAAATCcaaacatttttgttttctaatagtgttattttttttttggaaagattaaatatttgaaaacaacATTAACTTCATACATTTAGGTATTGTTTCAGGGTTGTAGTGCTAATATTTAAtgacaatttttatttctaagcagaaatatttatgttgttatAATTCTAATGGTTGACTTAGCTGTTTTCCAAAGTGAGTCCTTCTAAGTTCATTTCCGAAAAAAATCCAAACGCGTAGTGTTATTTTTGgaaagattaaattttttgaaaaccaTATTAATTTCGTACATTTTATTGTCTTAGGTTAGGGCACATTTTGTAATTCTAAaacctttttcttaaaccaattTTTTCATGATTAGCTGTCTCATTGCAATTTTGGTTgcgatattatatataaattcagGTAATCTTTTTTTAAGCATAAAATATGtgtacttaaaaataaataaggactAATTaagttaaactaaaaatatgttaaatttgcattaaaataaaaattaattatatttaatgaaaatttttatttctaagcagaaatatttatgttgttaGAGCTGTTTTGCAAAGTAACATTGAATGCACTGCATTTTTTTGTTTGTCATTATTTATTCTTGCAACAGTTGTTCCTTTTTCCCATTATATATTTCTGATGAACCTGATTTCTCTTGTATACATGAAAGTTGATGATCATCAAAGACTGAGAAAAGGTGGAACAATGGCTATGTTTGGGAAAAGTGTTTCATTCCTATGGGTGTTGATCATTGTACTGTCATCTGCAAACAATTGCATGGTTTCGGCACTGGTGCTTATTGAAGTGACAAATCGTTTGGACAATGGAAGTTTGGACTTAACCGTTGCATGTCCCAATATTGAGAACAAAAGCTACCTTCTGCACGGTGGTCAATTCCATCAATGGATTAACAATGCTGATTCGTCTCCATCCGGAGGGCCATTTTTCAAGTGTTCCTTTCAATGGAAAGGTGCATCTCACATGTTTAACATGTATAATCCTTCTAGGGATTTTGATTGTGAAGAGTGTCATTGGTATATCAAAGAAACTGGACCTTGTAGGGTCTATAACCGTCCTAATAAGCCTACTATTTGCTCTAATTGGGATTCATAATTTCTGCTATCAGTTCTAGAATCTAGGCTTCACAATTTCAACTTTTCTTCCCATCATCTCAATAAAAGAGTGATATCATTCTTCATGTCTTTCAAATTTTAGTTCAGAAGCTTTATTCATGTCTCTGGTTTTAATTGCCTCTTCTTTTCAAtcacttgtttttcttcttccttatatgtttttcatctttcaaaccttaattactttttagtttctttagtttaattttatttttttttcataaatttccCAATTGAATTTCCTAATTGTCTGACCatttcaaacatatatttattgattttttaaaatataacaatttgattttttaaaatataacaattttcatttttaaaatatatctacaCATAAAAACATCACAAGAATGATTAGAAAATACCATTATGATACGTGATCAGTATAGACTCATCTAAATGATTGAAAAGACACATACAAGTGAAAGAAGACTCAAATACAACACATAACAGAAAATACCAAgaaaaaatttttaaaaatcaactttcACGAAAGAAGAAACTAataaatccaaattaaaaaaattagtttgaaaataaaataaatagataaaaaaaggtaaagtaaattttatacaggtgatagaaaaataaatataaataaaaaattaaaaattaaaataaataggtaagaaaataaaagaactatgcacatataataataaaataaatataaataaaaaagaaattgaaaatgtaagatgattaaaaaattaacttttaaatcaCTTGTCAACTAAATAAAAtggataatataaataaatttgctaataatttttctttaattataatataaattaacataaatcACGTTTAGACGAGGACTTATCTAGTTGAAATGGACACATGTCAATGGTACTattagtttttcttcttcttttttcttagACAAAACAAAGGGAAGTATAATTCACATATGATGAGTTAAAAATAGAATGAATACCCAAAACCAAAAGAATGACCATTTTGCAACCAAGTTCATTTTAGTTTTACAGCATCCATACATTGGGAAAGTTATCGTCATTATTTTACCATAATTTTTTGTTGGTTTGCGAAAATGTGTTACTAATAAATTTGAGTAAGTTTTCTTAACtaatatacttataaattattttaaaacacaataatatataatcattttccacgtcttcttatttattatatagaATAATGAGGAAAGAAATCCTTTTAATAAAGAAGCATACAAATGTTTTTTATGCTATTAACATTTCCTTATTTACTATTAACACAACTATTAAATATATGCATTCAATGCATATAATTTACGATGATCTCATTTGCTGCCAAACTTAAGTCACACATGCAtctcaaaagaacaagcaaaagaagaaaaaaaaaagtaaatttttatattacactTGTCTATATGTTAAGGTATAAAGCAACCTTGTTAATACTAAGAGAGAAAAGATTACTTTTTGAAAGTGCTAAAGAAAttgttaatttgaataaaaaagagACATATTTGAGATCAAATCTTTCCATTGAGAGCGTAAATAACAGTAATGGAAAAACCTTAAagcattaaaaattattattaatcgTTCAAAAATTCAATCCTGGTAAAAGATAAGGGGGTTACAgatcaaaataaagaaagattAAAAAGTCAATGCTGGAAAAAGAGAATGTGAAATTTCAAAACCAATCAATGCTTGTGAAATCTTTATATAGAGGGAGACAAACACATACACACAGAGAATGTAAACAGAAGTGGAAGAAAATGTGTTCATCAGGTAGAAGTGTTTCAGTGGTATGGGTGGTTGTGTTGGTATTATCAATGGTGAAGAATGGTATGGGAGAGGAAGTTGTTGTTAGGGCTACAAATTCTTTGGAGGGAAATTCTTTTGAGGGAAATCTGGACTTAGACATTCAATGCAACATTGATAGAGGTCCACCCATTACTGTGAAACATGGAGCTTACCATCAATGGAAGTATTCTTTTGATAAGGAATTCGAATGTTTCTTTCGGTGGTTAGGTGTTAGCAGCGGCTATCACTCCTTTGATATGTTCGTAAAATCTAGGGATGAAGGTTCAAACCCTTGCTCATGGTTTATTAAACAAGATGGTCCATGTAGGTTTGCTCCTAATGGAACCTCTCTTTGCTTTCACTGGAAAACTTAGACTCATCTTCTTTCTTGCTTCAAATTCTGTATATGATTCTAATAATGACTGttaatcaatattaataataatcatGTCTGTTCTGTCTCTTATTTTTCTGAATCACTTTCGTTGAGGCATGTATTTTTGTTGCTTTGGTTTCAGTAAAActttaaatactatttataaGACAAAGTTTGCacctattttataaattatgaattggtCTTTTCGACATATGATTTTTAACGATGAATATGAATACCAAGATGTTTTATATTCAAGGTAAAACCTAAAAGGAATGTGTATAATTTTTTGTTCTAGGATTGTTTTACCTTCTTTAGTTTCATCAtcgaataaaaaatattaaaaatgggTTAAATTGAATGACTGTATGTAAAATTCACAAACTATCTTGTTCAGagcaatttaaattttaaaaactaaattaacacAATAATTTAAGTACATTTGTTATTATgcaattcaatttaatattaatttaaatatagtttaacaACCCTGATTATCATAATCTCCTCTTCGTGTAACTTCTTCCTTTTGTAGATATGGAATGTTATGTTACATTCTTTtaacagttttatttttatttaacttagcCATTTTCAGAATTCAAGATAATCTAAAAAACAAGCAAATGGTTTAGCTGAATTGGACTATGCTCAATCTCTTAGAATATTCCAAATAACAgagaagataaatataaatttaaaaaaaccatgaataatatttttatataactggttgaaaactaaaatatcaaaatttgatgaaatgtgacgaatttttttcagttttattgatatataaattaggATCGAAGATGTATTTTTGTGATTAATCATTCCAAGGATAGCAAGAGTTGAAATGATTGTATAGAAACAAACATGGTCCATCTTTTTTAATAGTCCAATTACAAGTCATGCATCTAAACTCATCCCTGTTTGCTACATATATAGGAAACTTATGAATAACATGTTGTTGCCATTGAAAGGAACAATGGAACAAtgttgaagaaaagaagttaACTTTAAAAGTCCAGACGAAAGAAGAATTGGGTGAAAGAATTTGCAGTCCAAGATCATCATCTGCAGATTTGCAATGAAGGGTTAGGATCAATCCTTCTTCTAAAGAATTTGTAACACTTACATGACTTTTATGAGTTGTTATTTCAAACCCATTGCTGCTTGATAGTAGCCTTAGCCACAAAACTAAGAAAATACTTCTTACAAACacacacattttaatttttcttctatcTCTCTTGTTATCTAAACCCTCAAAAGGCTTAAAACTAGAAGCATGCAGCTGAGAAGTTTTaggtcaaaagaaatatgtaaaCATATTGGCCATGAATAAAGTGCAGTTAATTTGATAAAACTGTTTCCTTGAAGTTTAAACTGacaatttattatgattttattccTCGTGGTTAATCTTTCCTTGACTGCATAGTTCCAAAGGCACtatattttttcttagttttcaaCTCAACTGTGGTTTTTATCCCTATAATGCGTTACTTGATCTTCTGTTGATGACAATTAATTAGTTTCATTTAATATCGAGATAAAAGAAACTACcgattttctatttatatatagcaAAATACATTAATTCTTCTATGAACTTAATAAAAGTAATGCATTTATCAAAAAGAATGTTAAAACTGTAACACTCAAATCTCagccaaataaaaaatatttctattataattaaattaaagacattaaaaaaattatctgagaaaaggatatatatatatatatatatatattaacatttttatttttttaaacttttattatttattaaaattaaagcaattacatataataataaaattatctaaaaacaaaattataataaaattgtttatatttatttttataataataataataattttattattttatatcatcaTAAAGAAATAACACTCATATATGTAGTGGATGTGTTTCTAGTGTTACGTAACGTGTATCAGTATAAAAcatatatgtaaataatttcTTGGACCATTTATCATTTGTTTTGGAACGAACTTTcctagacaaaaaaaaaaaaaaagttatatatgttTAGAAAGTTTATtctataacaaataaaaagaaaaaaatacagaGCTTGTAAGTCCCTCCCAAGTGGCGATTCCAATCCCTTAACGACTCCAAATCCCCAACCTCTGCCGCGTTGCGTGACGGCTGGTTGCAACTCCGCCTGCGGCGTGTCCTCTTCTCTGGGTTAGGTTCGCTGCGCTCCGCTCTCTGTTTGTTTCCTTTTTACATTCCATATGTTGCTTCTCTATATTGATTTGTTCTTGCCATGCACCTGTTTGCTGCTACCCAAAAGAAACTAGCTGATTTCACATTTATTGGAAACAGTttgaagttgaaaataagaGAAACTGCTGCTTTTGAACCTGGAGATCTTGCTTGAGCTTTAGATTGTGTCAGGTAGGAAGTCTCATTGCgacattttactttattttattgtctaCTGTTGAAGTTATATTACTTCTTCATCTTGAGCTTCCGCTTCCCGTGTTGCTGTAAAATTTAACATATGTGTGTGGGGGTGGTGGAATGTTAAGAAATTGGTTTTAACCTATTGATTTAAGGACGTTAGAAGAAATTAATGGAAGCAATTTCACGATGATTAATGTTCTTGAGAAATTGGTTTTTAACCAAGCCAAATGATATGTAATCCATCTCATCTAGTGAGATTAGGTGTCTTTATGGAAGACAACATTGTTAGGATGCAGTTGTAAAAAAACATCTCTGTAGTTTCTAAACCTCTCGATAAAGAACATCTTCAATCCATGCAACAATGTCGAGTGCTAGGCCCTCCAAAACTCTAGAATAACTCTCTAGCCCTGCTAAATTTTATTGTCCTGCCTCGGTAAAAGTATTGTGATTGTTATTGGTTGAGTTTCCACATGGTTGACATCAAACCCAGGGTAAACGTGTATGTAGCCCCTATAACTAGTCAACATCTAAACACTTATCAACTCATTGgaactataaaagaaaaatcattttttaaaaaagtaaaattgaaacaGAAAAGGAATAAAGAACAGTCTAGCTTCCACTACTTTTTTCCCAGAACTGCGACCCTAGGTCCCTGCTTTGGTGGATCAAGCTTTCCTCTGCTTGGAATTCGTATTCTCCGTAAGTATTATTTAATATCATCATCGATTTGTTAATTGCTTTTAGTTTGTCACTGCTTCAGAATCTTTTTATTGTTCGAGCACCATCATGCATTTCTCTTTGTTAAGGCTGAATACTCAAATTGGTCCTCCAAAGCGTGATTTATTCAGCTTCGCTATTATGACTAGGCCTATGGGGCTAAATTGGCCCAGCCCTGTCATTGATGAATTATTGACAAGGTCTATGGGgctaaattattttctaatctGGATTTGAAATTTTGGTTATAACCAAGCTCAGGTGAAAGCTTGTGATGTGCTTTTAGTACTCACAAAGTCATTTTGAATACATAGTGATGCCTATTGGACTTATAATGCACTTTCTAGTTTCAAGCCTTGACGAATGAGATCAAGCCCATTCGGTGAAAATatgtatttactttttttatgacATTCTAATATACAGTCAGGATTGGGAGTCCCATATGAAACACTTTAGTGAGGTTTTACAGGTGTTGTTGGATAATAAGTTATTGGCAAACCAATTGAAGAGGCTACATAGGTAGAAGAATTCTCCATCGAGAGTCAATTTCCATATTTCAGTCTTGAGGACAAGACTGATTCTCAAGAAAGAGGCAATGCCAGCTGTAAATAAACCTTTAGACCCAAAgactagtatttttttttctcagattGCTCCCATTATGTGGAGAGTGTATGGAAGTAGGAATAGGAGAGTTAGGCAGTGATGTGATTCTTGGAGTTCCTTTTTACACACTTCGGCTCTCTGATCTTTGTGCTCCTGTGTCCATCCCTCGATTTCTCTCTACCATGTCCAATCTTGTCTCTATCTAAGTGCATCACACTATAAAGTATGAATAGAAGCTCCTAACAGGAGCTCAGATAGATAGATGATATTTAGAGATAGATATTATTAATGTGTCATTTTAAAACGCGTAATGTTTCTGCAGCGACATTTTTTGTGTGAAGCTAAAACACACTTCGGTTCTCTGATCTTTGTGCTCCTTTGTCCATCCCTCGATTTCTCTCTACCATGTCCAATCTTGTCTCTATCTAAGTGCATCACACTATAAAGTATGAATAGAAGCTCCTAACAGGAGCTCAGATAGATAGATGATATTTAGAGATAGATATTATTAATGTGTCATTTTAAAACGCGTAATGTTTCTGCAGCGACATTTTTTGTGTGAAGCTAAAGCACTAGAAGTTTGTTTAGTTAGATTTTATTCCTAGTGAATAAAGAAAACTAGAACCATAAAAtagctttttaatttttaaaaattgtttaaaatgtgCCCTTTTCTCCCTGCATGAGTAAAGTCTTCTGATACGGAGTTCACAACTTCAAATCCTGAAAACCTCCCTACTTGTGAGAGTAAGGTTGCGTGCATCTAACCCCTACACTCCCCACAGCGTACTAGGTGAGAGCCTTCTGCCCTAAGTCACCCCATAGTTATTGGAATACTTAATTCATGGGCTCGTTGAATTAGGGAATGTCAGAATAGAAAGCATATGTATGTAAgcaatttgtttgttttaaaagagAGCTATcatgttttcaaatatttaaaatgtggTAGTATGAGTGTATATCAATTCGTTCTTTTCAATTTATCAGGGCACAAGAGCTTGAAATGAGTGTCAAAGAAACATCCAAGAAAACTGGTGCTCCCCAAATTGTTAAGTTGGACAAGGCATTGAAATTGGTAAGCAATTTTTACCCCTCTTCCCATATGAATTTTGTGGTTGTCAAATCGTTTTAGACAGTATTAATGTTCATTCATGCAAATTATTACGTACACTGACAacaataaacattttattaaacttGTGTGTGACTAGTTAGTAAAGTAGCTTGGTTAAAGACTGgaacttattatatatatactagagTGATTTCCATCTTTCTGAACAATTTGCTTCTCTtgatttatatcaaaatattgttaatttgcTGCTTGTACTTAAACGTCAACCATTCTGATTGGCAGGCCGAGTTATGGGTAAATAATATGAGTAAAGATGCTGATGATCATAGAACAAATGCAGATTTAGAGGGTAGACCTTCCGGGTTAGTAGCAAATGTATCGTTTATGTTATGATGCACTTGTTTGTTTGTCATGACAGATATGGCTTATGTTATATAATTACACAACTTTATAGGCTTGGTCTAGGTGCAAAAGTTT
This sequence is a window from Vigna angularis cultivar LongXiaoDou No.4 chromosome 2, ASM1680809v1, whole genome shotgun sequence. Protein-coding genes within it:
- the LOC128195241 gene encoding S-protein homolog 3-like, with the protein product MKVDDHQRLRKGGTMAMFGKSVSFLWVLIIVLSSANNCMVSALVLIEVTNRLDNGSLDLTVACPNIENKSYLLHGGQFHQWINNADSSPSGGPFFKCSFQWKGASHMFNMYNPSRDFDCEECHWYIKETGPCRVYNRPNKPTICSNWDS